Proteins from a genomic interval of Streptococcus sp. D7B5:
- a CDS encoding DUF402 domain-containing protein — protein MKLPKEGDFITIQSYKHDGSLHRTWRDTMVLKTTENAIIGVNDHTLVTESDGRRWVTREPAIVYFHKKYWFNIIAMIRDNGISYYCNMASPYYLDEEALKYIDYDLDVKVFTDGEKRLLDVEEYERHKRKMKYSDDLDYILKEHVKILVDWINNGRGPFSEAYVNIWYKRYIELKNR, from the coding sequence ATGAAACTTCCAAAAGAAGGCGACTTTATTACAATTCAAAGTTATAAGCATGATGGGAGTCTTCACCGTACTTGGCGGGACACCATGGTACTAAAAACAACAGAGAACGCTATTATTGGCGTCAACGACCACACACTTGTTACCGAAAGTGACGGTCGTCGTTGGGTGACTCGAGAACCGGCTATTGTTTACTTTCACAAAAAATATTGGTTTAATATCATTGCCATGATTCGTGATAATGGGATTTCCTACTATTGCAATATGGCCAGCCCCTACTATCTAGATGAGGAAGCCCTGAAATACATTGATTATGATTTGGATGTCAAGGTTTTCACTGATGGTGAAAAGCGTCTCTTGGACGTTGAAGAGTATGAGCGCCATAAACGCAAAATGAAGTATTCTGATGATTTAGACTATATTTTGAAAGAACATGTTAAAATCCTTGTTGATTGGATCAACAATGGACGCGGTCCTTTCTCAGAGGCCTATGTCAACATTTGGTACAAACGCTACATAGAACTAAAGAATCGGTAA
- a CDS encoding epoxyqueuosine reductase QueH has product MIDVEEILSKMNPNQKINYDRVMQKMVQVWEKNEQRPTILMHVCCAPCSTYTLEYLTKYADVTIYFANSNIHPKAEYHKRAYVTKKFVSDFNERTGNTVQYLEAPYEPNEYRKLVRGLEEEPEGGDRCKVCFDYRLDKTAQVAMDLGFDYFGSALTISPHKNSQTINSIGIDVQKIYTTHYLPSDFKKNQGYKRSVEMCEEYDIYRQCYCGCVYAAQAQNIDLVQIKKDATAFLLDKDVEKDYSHIKFTVTKLDI; this is encoded by the coding sequence ATGATTGATGTAGAAGAAATTCTGAGCAAGATGAATCCCAATCAGAAGATTAATTATGACCGTGTTATGCAAAAAATGGTTCAAGTTTGGGAGAAAAATGAGCAACGTCCCACTATTCTCATGCATGTTTGCTGTGCTCCTTGTAGTACCTACACCCTAGAATACCTGACCAAATACGCGGATGTGACCATCTATTTTGCCAATTCCAATATCCATCCCAAGGCAGAATACCACAAGCGAGCTTACGTCACCAAGAAATTTGTCAGTGATTTCAATGAGCGAACAGGCAATACAGTCCAGTACCTAGAAGCTCCCTATGAACCCAATGAATACCGGAAGTTAGTCAGAGGACTGGAAGAAGAACCTGAAGGTGGTGACCGTTGCAAGGTTTGTTTTGACTACCGTCTGGATAAAACAGCACAGGTAGCTATGGACTTGGGCTTTGACTACTTTGGTTCAGCTTTGACCATCAGTCCTCATAAGAATTCTCAAACCATCAACAGCATCGGAATTGATGTGCAAAAGATTTACACCACCCACTATCTTCCAAGTGATTTCAAGAAAAATCAAGGCTACAAGCGCTCGGTGGAGATGTGCGAGGAGTATGATATCTATCGTCAATGTTATTGTGGATGCGTCTATGCAGCTCAAGCCCAGAACATTGACCTTGTTCAGATTAAGAAGGATGCCACGGCTTTCCTGTTAGATAAGGATGTTGAAAAAGACTATTCTCATATCAAGTTTACTGTCACTAAATTAGATATATAG
- the recX gene encoding recombination regulator RecX, whose protein sequence is MKITKLEKKKRLYLMELDGQQTSYITEDTIVRFMLSKDKVVSTEELTEIQGFAQFSYGKNLALYHLSFKARTEKEVREYLKKYDIDETITSQVIANLKEDNWINDRQYAYSIINANQLSGDKGPYVLAQKLSQKGIAKATIEDVLKDFDFSEVAQRVAEKLLKKYTGKLPARALQDKIIQNLTNKGFSYSDAKNAFDDLDSQVDQETTQELIFKELDKQYSKYARKYEGYELKQRLTQVLARKGYDFSDIASALREYL, encoded by the coding sequence ATGAAAATCACAAAACTTGAAAAGAAAAAACGTCTCTACTTGATGGAGTTAGATGGACAGCAAACCTCTTATATCACGGAAGATACCATTGTCCGTTTTATGTTGTCTAAAGATAAGGTGGTTAGCACTGAAGAATTGACCGAGATTCAGGGCTTTGCTCAGTTTTCTTATGGTAAGAATCTCGCCCTCTACCATCTATCATTTAAAGCTCGAACCGAAAAGGAAGTGAGAGAGTATCTGAAAAAGTATGATATTGATGAAACAATCACTAGTCAAGTTATCGCTAATCTTAAAGAAGATAACTGGATTAATGATCGTCAGTATGCCTATTCTATCATCAATGCAAATCAACTTTCTGGAGATAAGGGACCCTATGTGCTAGCTCAAAAACTGTCTCAAAAAGGGATTGCCAAAGCAACTATTGAAGATGTTTTAAAGGATTTTGATTTTTCGGAGGTTGCTCAACGTGTGGCGGAGAAACTTCTAAAAAAATACACGGGAAAGCTTCCCGCTCGTGCCTTGCAAGATAAGATTATCCAAAACTTGACGAACAAAGGCTTCTCCTATTCTGATGCTAAGAATGCCTTTGACGACTTGGATAGTCAAGTTGATCAAGAAACGACTCAAGAGCTCATTTTTAAAGAACTGGATAAACAATATTCTAAATATGCTCGAAAGTATGAAGGATACGAACTTAAACAGCGTTTAACCCAAGTTTTAGCTCGAAAAGGCTATGATTTTTCGGATATAGCGAGCGCTCTCAGAGAATATCTTTAA
- the groL gene encoding chaperonin GroEL (60 kDa chaperone family; promotes refolding of misfolded polypeptides especially under stressful conditions; forms two stacked rings of heptamers to form a barrel-shaped 14mer; ends can be capped by GroES; misfolded proteins enter the barrel where they are refolded when GroES binds), translated as MSKEIKFSSDARSAMVRGVDILADTVKVTLGPKGRNVVLEKSFGSPLITNDGVTIAKEIELEDHFENMGAKLVSEVASKTNDIAGDGTTTATVLTQAIVREGIKNVTAGANPIGIRRGIEAAVAAAVEALKNNAIPVANKEAIAQVAAVSSRSEKVGEYISEAMEKVGKDGVITIEESRGMETELEVVEGMQFDRGYLSQYMVTDSEKMVADLENPYILITDKKISNIQEILPLLESILQSNRPLLIIADDVDGEALPTLVLNKIRGTFNVVAVKAPGFGDRRKAMIEDIAILTGGTVITEDLGLELKDATIEALGQAARVTVDKDSTVIVEGAGNPEAISHRVAVIKSQIETTTSEFDREKLQERLAKLSGGVAVIKVGAATETELKEMKLRIEDALNATRAAVEEGIVAGGGTALVNVIPAVADLELTGDEATGRNIVLRALEEPVRQIAHNAGFEGSIVIDRLKNAEVGTGFNAATGEWVNMIEEGIIDPVKVSRSALQNAASVASLILTTEAVVANKPEPVAPAPAMDPSMMGGMM; from the coding sequence ATGTCAAAAGAAATTAAATTTTCATCTGATGCTCGTTCAGCGATGGTCCGTGGTGTCGATATCCTAGCAGACACTGTTAAAGTAACCTTAGGACCAAAAGGTCGGAATGTCGTTCTTGAAAAATCATTTGGTTCACCATTGATTACCAATGATGGTGTTACTATTGCCAAAGAAATTGAATTAGAAGACCATTTTGAAAATATGGGTGCCAAATTGGTATCAGAAGTAGCTTCAAAGACCAATGATATCGCAGGTGACGGAACGACAACTGCAACAGTCTTGACTCAAGCTATCGTCCGCGAAGGAATCAAAAACGTCACTGCAGGTGCCAATCCAATCGGCATTCGTCGAGGGATTGAAGCAGCGGTTGCCGCAGCTGTAGAAGCCTTGAAAAACAATGCCATCCCTGTTGCCAATAAAGAAGCCATCGCTCAGGTTGCCGCTGTATCTTCTCGTTCTGAAAAAGTCGGCGAATACATCTCTGAAGCTATGGAAAAAGTTGGTAAAGACGGTGTTATCACCATTGAAGAGTCACGTGGTATGGAAACAGAACTTGAAGTCGTAGAAGGAATGCAGTTTGACCGTGGTTATCTATCACAGTACATGGTGACAGATAGCGAAAAAATGGTGGCGGACCTTGAAAATCCATACATTTTGATTACTGATAAGAAGATTTCCAATATTCAAGAAATCTTGCCACTTCTAGAAAGCATTCTCCAAAGCAATCGTCCACTCTTGATTATTGCGGATGATGTAGATGGTGAAGCTCTTCCGACTCTTGTATTGAACAAGATTCGTGGAACCTTCAATGTCGTAGCTGTTAAAGCACCTGGCTTTGGTGACCGTCGTAAGGCTATGATAGAAGACATCGCTATCTTGACAGGCGGAACAGTCATCACAGAAGATCTTGGTCTTGAGTTGAAAGACGCTACTATTGAGGCGCTTGGTCAAGCTGCTAGAGTAACTGTGGACAAAGATAGCACTGTTATCGTAGAAGGTGCTGGAAATCCTGAAGCTATTTCTCACCGTGTTGCAGTTATCAAGTCTCAAATTGAAACTACAACATCTGAATTTGACCGCGAAAAATTGCAAGAACGCTTGGCAAAATTGTCAGGTGGTGTCGCAGTGATCAAGGTCGGTGCTGCAACTGAAACTGAGTTGAAAGAAATGAAACTCCGCATTGAAGATGCCCTTAACGCTACTCGTGCAGCCGTGGAAGAAGGAATCGTTGCAGGTGGTGGAACAGCTCTTGTAAATGTCATCCCAGCTGTTGCTGATTTGGAATTGACAGGAGATGAAGCGACAGGACGCAATATTGTTCTCCGTGCCTTAGAAGAACCAGTTCGTCAAATCGCCCACAATGCAGGATTCGAAGGTTCTATTGTTATTGACCGTTTGAAGAATGCTGAAGTTGGCACAGGCTTCAACGCAGCAACAGGCGAGTGGGTCAACATGATTGAAGAGGGAATCATTGACCCAGTTAAGGTTAGTCGTTCTGCCCTTCAAAATGCAGCATCTGTAGCCAGCTTGATTTTGACTACAGAAGCAGTCGTAGCCAATAAACCAGAACCAGTAGCCCCAGCTCCAGCAATGGATCCAAGCATGATGGGCGGGATGATGTAA
- the groES gene encoding co-chaperone GroES, translated as MLKPLGDRVVLKIEEKEQTVGGFVLAGSAQEKTKTAQVVATGQGVRTLNGDLVAPSVKPGDRVLVEAHAGIDVKDGDEKYIIVGEANILAIIEE; from the coding sequence GTGGTCTTGAAAATCGAAGAAAAAGAACAAACTGTTGGAGGCTTTGTCCTTGCAGGCTCAGCCCAAGAAAAAACAAAAACAGCCCAAGTTGTAGCTACTGGACAAGGTGTTCGTACCTTGAATGGTGACTTGGTTGCTCCAAGCGTTAAGCCTGGAGACCGTGTCTTAGTTGAAGCTCATGCAGGTATTGATGTCAAAGATGGCGATGAAAAGTACATCATCGTTGGCGAAGCTAACATTTTGGCTATCATTGAAGAATAG